In a single window of the Dreissena polymorpha isolate Duluth1 chromosome 3, UMN_Dpol_1.0, whole genome shotgun sequence genome:
- the LOC127874971 gene encoding glutathione peroxidase 1-like — protein MASKGPAAIQTLFEFTCKTLRGELVPLSKFRGRVILVENVASLUGSTVRDYSQMNELVAKFGNKLVILAFPCNQFGHQENGNGEEIYNSLKHVRPGDGFVPQFELMEKCDVNGASAHPVFEFLRTRLQTPSDDGINLMKNPKLIIWEPVTRTDIAWNFEKFLVAPDGTPFQRYSKQFHTINLKHDIQHLIDKFQI, from the exons ATGGCATCCAAGGGGCCAGCGGCCATACAGACCCTGTTTGAGTTCACTTGCAAGACGCTGCGTGGCGAGCTCGTGCCCCTGAGCAAGTTCCGCGGGCGCGTGATTCTCGTGGAGAACGTGGCCTCGCTCTGAGGTTCGACTGTGCGGGATTACAGCCAGATGAACGAGCTGGTTGCCAAGTTCGGCAATAAGCTCGTTATCCTGGCGTTCCCGTGCAACCAATTTGGACATCAG GAGAACGGTAACGGCGAAGAGATCTACAACTCTCTGAAACACGTGAGACCAGGGGACGGGTTCGTTCCGCAGTTTGAACTCATGGAAAAGTGTGACGTTAACGGAGCTAGCGCGCATCCAGTGTTCGAATTTCTCCGTACCCGGCTGCAGACGCCGAGCGACGATGGAATTAATTTGATGAAAAATCCGAAACTAATTATATGGGAGCCAGTCACTAGGACGGATATAGCGTGGAATTTTGAGAAGTTTCTCGTGGCGCCGGATGGGACCCCATTTCAGAGATATAGCAAACAGTTTCACACGATTAATTTGAAGCATGATATTCAGCATCTTATTGATAAGttccaaatataa